In Flavobacteriales bacterium TMED191, a single genomic region encodes these proteins:
- a CDS encoding carotenoid biosynthesis protein, producing MKLINNKTMIQNIAGFIIILLHFVGMIGLSNDFSRNFFLSLVPFNLLLTFAICFLFISYRINFKPIVIIFLLGFFIEVLGVKTGLLFGEYNYGNFLGIQFLEVPLLIGVNWLILVFCTYGFVSKFTDNSILKVSISSLLMVLLDILIEPVAVKLGFWSWSSLYIPIQNYLMWFITSLLMHFILFKFHVRISFKLSLYLMISQLMFFIFLLFVL from the coding sequence ATGAAATTAATTAATAATAAAACAATGATCCAAAATATAGCTGGTTTTATTATCATTTTATTACATTTTGTTGGTATGATTGGTTTATCTAATGATTTTTCAAGAAATTTTTTCCTCTCACTTGTGCCTTTTAATCTACTTCTGACATTTGCAATTTGCTTTTTGTTTATATCTTATAGAATCAATTTTAAGCCAATTGTTATTATATTTTTATTAGGTTTTTTTATCGAAGTATTAGGTGTTAAGACCGGATTGTTATTTGGTGAATATAATTATGGGAATTTTTTAGGCATACAATTTTTAGAAGTTCCACTGTTAATTGGTGTTAATTGGTTAATATTAGTGTTCTGTACTTATGGTTTTGTTAGTAAATTCACAGATAATAGTATTTTAAAGGTTTCTATTTCCTCTCTTTTAATGGTTTTACTAGATATACTGATTGAACCAGTCGCAGTAAAATTAGGTTTTTGGAGTTGGTCAAGTTTATATATTCCAATTCAAAATTATCTTATGTGGTTTATTACAAGTTTATTAATGCATTTTATATTATTTAAATTTCATGTACGAATTTCATTTAAATTATCCTT